TGCAAGATTGGCTCAGTTAAGTATTCCTCATTTTAAAACGCAAGGTTTTGGAGATATTTTAAATATCGGGGCTACCGGAGGTTACTACGCTTTTGATAAAGGCACCGCATATTCTGCGAGTAAATCAGCTTTAAGTATCATTTCCAAAAACCTCAACCTGGAATTTAGAAAACATCATATTCGAACCTTCCATATTGATCCCAGTTGGTGTACCGATACCAACAACAATAATTACGGTAGTCATATTCCCGCAAATCCCGAACAATTAAACCCCACAGACATCACGCATCTTATTGTTGAGGTTTTAAAAATGGATAGACGCGGATTCGTTCCTCAAATGTCTATTTGGGGGACTCAACCT
This genomic interval from bacterium SCSIO 12643 contains the following:
- a CDS encoding SDR family oxidoreductase is translated as MNWKSKRIIITGGNSGIGKQLVTDLSQLGAKISFCGLEPDQVREVAETFEVNGVVADLCDDAQLQTFFENSISYLGGLDILINNAGYVIAESFEDLKRTDFEKMFALNAIAPARLAQLSIPHFKTQGFGDILNIGATGGYYAFDKGTAYSASKSALSIISKNLNLEFRKHHIRTFHIDPSWCTDTNNNNYGSHIPANPEQLNPTDITHLIVEVLKMDRRGFVPQMSIWGTQP